The proteins below come from a single Hirundo rustica isolate bHirRus1 chromosome 6, bHirRus1.pri.v3, whole genome shotgun sequence genomic window:
- the VPS18 gene encoding vacuolar protein sorting-associated protein 18 homolog produces the protein MASILDEYEDSLHRSVSVQQSRASVGIPHSGYVNARLEKETPIFNKQRIDFTPPEKINSLVVSSNQLCMSLGKDTLLRIDLGKPDEPNQVELGRKDEAKVYKMFLDHTGSHLLIALNTSECLYLNRSVQKVRALSRWKGHLIESVGWNKFLGSETNTGPILVGTSQGQIYEAEISVSEGSLFSTNPDQYFRQVYTLEEESGPAPVCCLEIERGIDGKFFIIATTRKRLFQFVGKVPEGTEQQGFSSIFAVHADHLPSFREFPANLGFSEIAFYTPKLRSSPRSFAWMMGNGVLYGTLDYSHPDSILSDERVWVYPPDIDITVNKPISIVLTQFHFLLLLSDRVKAVCTLNGQVVFQDLFLEKFGSLTRMIKDPTVQQIWIHTEKVVFRYHVQRESRDVWKMYMNMNKFDLAKEYCKDRPECLDIVLAKEAEHCFQNKRYLDSAKCYALTQNYFEEIALKFIEAKQEEALMEFLIKKLSNLKPSEKTQTTLLTTWLTELYLNWLGILQGDPSQRNLYLDTREKFRTFLSSPKNKDCLFNNRASIYELLASHGDTEHMVYFAVIMQDYERVVAHHCQHDEYDEALNVLSRHRDEKLFYKFSPVLIQHIPKKVVDAWISMGSRLDARNLIPALVNYSQSASTQQINEAIRYMEFCVYQLEETQQAIHNYLLSLYALCRPDSLLSYLEQAGTNPNRIHYDLKYALRLCAEHGHHRACVHVYKVMELYEEAVDLALQVDVDLAKSCADLPEDDEELRKKLWLKIARHVVQEEKDVKKAMACLSSCALLKIEDVLPFFPDFVTIDHFKEAICNSLEDYNKHIEELKREMEEATQSAKRIREDIQEMRNKYGSVEPQEKCAACDFPLLNRPFYLFLCGHMFHYDCLLQAVFPNLPAYKQAKLEDLQKKLAATSQPSKSHHRPKDADTISLGKGQQSREQIKADIDDIVAAECVYCGELMIRSIDKPFIDPQKYEEEMQSWL, from the exons ATCTTGGGAAGCCAGATGAACCTAATCAGGTAGAGCTGGGACGTAAAGATGAAGCCAAAGTCTACAAGATGTTTTTGGACCACACAG GCTCTCATCTCCTGATTGCTCTGAACACCAGCGAATGCCTTTACCTGAACAGAAGTGTTCAGAAAGTGCGGGCACTCTCCCGCTGGAAAGGACACTTGATTGAAAGCGTGGGCTGGAACAAATTTCTTGGTTCAGAAACCAACACAGGGCCTATCCTGGTGGGGACATCCCAGGGGCAGATCTATGAGGCTGAAATCTCTGTCAGCGAAGGAAGCCTCTTCAGCACTAACCCTGACCAGTACTTCCGACAGGTCTACACTCTGGAGGAGGAATCTGGACCTGCCCCAGTTTGTTGCTTGGAAATTGAACGAGGGATAGACGGGAAATTTTTTATTATAGCCACTACTAGGAAGAGACTCTTTCAGTTTGTTGGCAAAGTGCCTgaagggacagagcagcagggcttcAGCTCCATATTTGCAGTGCATGCTGACCATCTGCCCAGCTTTCGGGAGTTTCCAGCTAACTTGGGTTTCAGTGAGATAGCCTTTTACACTCCAAAACTGCGCTCCAGCCCACGCTCCTTTGCCTGGATGATGGGAAACGGTGTTTTATATGGTACGTTGGATTATAGTCATCCTGATTCAATTCTCAGCGATGAACGGGTCTGGGTTTATCCTCCTGACATCGACATAACGGTGAACAAGCCAATATCCATCGTGCTTACCCAGTTCCACTTCCTGTTGCTGCTGTCTGACCGCGTGAAGGCCGTCTGCACTCTGAATGGACAGGTTGTTTTTCAGGATCTGTTCCTAGAGAAGTTTGGCTCGCTGACACGCATGATTAAAGATCCCACAGTCCAGCAGATATGGATCCACACTGAGAAAGTGGTGTTCCGCTACCATGTCCAGCGGGAATCTAGAGACGTGTGGAAGATGTATATGAATATGAACAAATTTGATTTAGCAAAAGAGTATTGTAAGGATCGTCCAGAGTGTCTTGACATTGTGTTGGCCAAAGAGGCAGAGCACTGCTTCCAAAACAAGAGGTATCTGGACAGTGCCAAATGTTACGCCCTGACCCAGAACTACTTTGAGGAAATCGCTCTGAAGTTCATTGAAGCCAAGCAAGAAGAGGCCCTGATGGAGTTTCTGATTAAGAAGCTAAGTAACCTAAAGCCTTCAGAGAAGACACAGACCACTCTGCTGACCACGTGGTTGACAGAGCTGTACCTGAACTGGCTTGGTATACTGCAAGGAGATCCCTCACAGCGAAATCTCTATTTGGATACACGGGAGAAGTTCCGTACTTTCCTGAGCAGTCCTAAAAACAAAGACTGTCTTTTTAATAATCGGGCATCTATTTATGAGCTGTTGGCAAGCCATGGCGACACAGAGCACATGGTCTACTTTGCAGTCATCATGCAGGATTACGAGCGTGTGGTAGCTCACCACTGCCAGCACGATGAGTATGATGAGGCTCTAAATGTGCTGTCCAGGCACAGAGACGAGAAACTCTTCTACAAGTTCTCTCCGGTTCTCATCCAGCATATTCCCAAGAAAGTAGTTGACGCTTGGATTTCTATGGGCTCTAGACTAGATGCCAGGAACCTCATTCCAGCCCTTGTTAACTACAGCCAGAGTGCCAGCACCCAGCAGATCAATGAAGCCATTAGATATATGGAGTTCTGTGTCTACCAGTTGGAGGAAACCCAGCAAGCCATTCACAACTACCTGTTGTCTCTTTACGCTTTGTGTCGGCCAGACTCGCTGCTTTCATACCTGGAGCAAGCAGGAACCAACCCAAACAGGATCCACTACGACCTGAAGTATGCGCTGCGCCTGTGTGCGGAGCATGGCCACCACCGTGCATGTGTCCACGTTTACAAAGTGATGGAATTGTATGAGGAGGCTGTGGATCTTGCCTtacag GTGGATGTTGATCTTGCCAAGTCCTGTGCAGATCTTCCTGAAGATGATGAGGAACTCCGGAAGAAGCTGTGGTTGAAGATCGCTCGCCATGTtgttcaggaagaaaaggatgTCAAGAAGGCAATGGCCTGCctctccagctgtgctctgctgaagATTGAAGACGTGCTGCCATTCTTTCCAGACTTTGTCACTATTGACCACTTCAAGGAGGCAATCTGTAACTCCCTGGAGGATTACAACAAGCACATTGAAGAActgaaaagggagatggaggaaGCCACACAGAGTGCCAAGAGGATCCGAGAGGACATCcaggaaatgagaaataagTATGGCTCTGTGGAGCCTCAAGAAAAGTGTGCTGCTTGTGACTTTCCACTTCTAAACCGCcctttttaccttttcctgtGCGGTCACATGTTTCACTATGACTGTCTCCTCCAAGCAGTTTTCCCAAACCTTCCTGCCTATAAGCAGGCAAAACTTGAAGATCTTCAGAAGAAGCTGGCAGCTACCAGCCAGCCATCCAAGAGCCACCATCGTCCCAAGGATGCAGACACCATTAGCttggggaaggggcagcagagccgggAACAGATCAAAGCTGACATCGATGACATTGTGGCAGCTGAGTGTGTGTACTGTGGTGAGCTGATGATCCGGTCCATTGACAAACCTTTTATTGATCCCCAAAAGTATGAAGAGGAGATGCAAAGCTGGCTGTAG